Proteins from a single region of Leptolyngbyaceae cyanobacterium:
- a CDS encoding DUF2808 domain-containing protein, protein MRRLIAALACTLVIAGVPILTKAEGLPGFTLFGGPPRDNQLPFRLDYGGNTNGWDRYRLRIPGKKMKLAVAQFSITYPDYYRGEFDTKRIEVRQKGKSLPLQEVTWDKENRIIQIYPVEPVPAGNQVEIVFSNVKNPSFGGMFYFNCQITSPGDVPLLRYLGTWVLTIS, encoded by the coding sequence ATGCGACGTTTAATTGCTGCCTTAGCGTGTACTTTAGTGATCGCTGGAGTACCCATCCTTACGAAAGCCGAAGGCTTGCCCGGTTTTACCCTTTTTGGTGGGCCTCCCCGCGACAATCAATTACCATTTAGATTGGATTACGGTGGAAATACCAATGGCTGGGATCGCTACCGCTTGAGAATTCCCGGCAAAAAAATGAAATTAGCAGTTGCCCAATTTTCCATTACCTATCCTGACTACTATCGAGGCGAATTCGATACCAAAAGAATTGAAGTGCGGCAAAAGGGCAAATCTCTACCCCTACAAGAAGTAACCTGGGATAAAGAAAACCGCATTATTCAAATTTATCCCGTAGAACCAGTACCCGCTGGAAATCAAGTTGAAATAGTTTTTTCTAATGTCAAAAATCCCTCTTTCGGGGGAATGTTTTACTTTAACTGTCAAATTACCTCTCCGGGTGACGTACCTCTCCTTCGTTACTTGGGTACTTGGGTTTTAACTATCAGTTAG
- the rpmH gene encoding 50S ribosomal protein L34: protein MTKRTLRGTSRKRLRTSGFRTRMRTRNGQAVIKARRKKGRYRLTVSG from the coding sequence ATGACTAAGCGCACCTTACGCGGCACTAGCCGTAAAAGATTGAGAACTTCTGGTTTTCGCACTCGGATGCGGACTAGGAACGGTCAAGCTGTAATTAAAGCCCGTCGGAAAAAAGGGCGTTATCGTCTTACCGTGAGTGGTTAA
- the rnpA gene encoding ribonuclease P protein component codes for MALPKAYRLKRRQDFSDVFRKGIRRSTANLTLRAIRQSAKPEQGQQNVGNLLEKPSRIGIAVSQKVSKRAVIRNRIKRQIRAAFRQLLPRLKFGWLLVVVVKPEATQCDYHQFLQELEQLLAEAEVLYGHSRGSFL; via the coding sequence GTGGCTTTGCCTAAAGCTTATCGGCTGAAGCGTCGGCAAGATTTTAGCGATGTTTTCCGCAAAGGAATTCGTCGCTCCACTGCCAATTTGACTTTACGAGCCATCAGGCAGTCAGCCAAACCCGAACAGGGTCAGCAAAATGTAGGTAATTTGTTAGAAAAGCCCTCTCGCATCGGCATCGCTGTCAGCCAAAAAGTCAGCAAGCGAGCGGTCATCCGCAATCGGATCAAACGACAAATCAGAGCGGCTTTTCGCCAATTACTGCCCCGGCTGAAGTTTGGTTGGTTGCTTGTAGTGGTAGTTAAACCGGAAGCTACACAGTGCGATTATCACCAATTTCTGCAAGAATTAGAGCAGTTGTTGGCAGAAGCCGAGGTGCTTTATGGGCATTCGCGAGGAAGTTTTTTATGA
- a CDS encoding PH domain-containing protein has translation MGIREEVFYEGGPHIGDLILNILIGLTIIGLPLAVGAIVRALWLRYRITNRRISVTGGWMGRDRSDIIYSEIVDIKKVSRGIGLWGDMVVTLRDGSRLELRAIPKYREMYDYINDKVAAKATKVQ, from the coding sequence ATGGGCATTCGCGAGGAAGTTTTTTATGAAGGTGGTCCCCACATCGGGGATTTGATCTTAAACATTCTGATCGGATTGACGATTATTGGTTTGCCGTTAGCTGTCGGCGCAATTGTGAGAGCCTTATGGTTGCGGTATCGAATTACCAATCGTCGGATCTCCGTAACAGGTGGTTGGATGGGACGCGATCGCAGCGACATCATCTACTCAGAAATAGTTGACATCAAAAAAGTCTCCCGTGGCATCGGCTTGTGGGGAGATATGGTGGTTACCCTAAGAGACGGTAGTCGCTTAGAACTGCGGGCAATTCCCAAGTACCGGGAAATGTATGACTACATCAACGACAAAGTAGCAGCTAAAGCAACCAAAGTTCAGTAG